In one Caldanaerovirga acetigignens genomic region, the following are encoded:
- a CDS encoding non-oxidative hydroxyarylic acid decarboxylases subunit C, which yields MPYADLREFLNKLEEEGQLIRIKEPVMPEPDLGAIGRAASNMENGPAVLVEKVRGYSQKVVLNVHGSWANHALMFDMPKDTPIKEQFLELSRRWDNFPVPVRYVSNAPVKEVKITKDINLFELLPLFRINRHDGGFYLSKASVISRDPEDPDNFKKQNVGIYRLQVKGKDLLGIQALPFHDISIHLRKAEERNQPLPVAIAIGNDPVLSFVASTPLGYEESEYELAGALRGEPFEVVKAETSNLDVPAGSEYILEGEILPRRRTPEGPFGEFPGSYSGVRLHAEIKIHTVTHRVDPIFENLYLGLPWTEIDYLQAFNTSIPLYKQIKASMPEVVAVNAMYTHGIGVIISTGCRFGGYGKAVAMRLLSTPHGMPYSKIIIVVDDFVDPFNLEQVMWALTTRVRPDKDVVLIPAAPGMPLDPSSEPPGMHTKLIIDATTPVPPDVVSREVELIEAPPKTDWWEKVLRELQNKIKGRG from the coding sequence ATGCCTTATGCCGATTTAAGAGAGTTTCTAAATAAGCTGGAGGAAGAAGGCCAGCTAATAAGGATTAAAGAGCCAGTAATGCCTGAACCCGATCTGGGAGCGATAGGCAGGGCAGCGTCCAATATGGAAAATGGGCCCGCAGTTTTGGTAGAAAAAGTCAGGGGATATAGCCAAAAAGTTGTACTTAACGTCCACGGTTCCTGGGCAAACCATGCATTAATGTTCGATATGCCAAAGGATACACCTATAAAAGAACAATTTTTGGAGTTGAGCCGTAGGTGGGATAATTTCCCGGTTCCCGTTCGGTATGTGAGTAACGCTCCGGTAAAAGAAGTTAAAATAACAAAAGATATTAATCTTTTTGAGTTACTTCCTCTATTTCGTATTAACAGACATGACGGCGGATTTTATCTATCAAAAGCATCCGTAATAAGTAGGGACCCGGAAGATCCGGATAATTTTAAAAAACAAAACGTGGGGATATATAGGTTGCAGGTTAAGGGAAAAGATCTCCTGGGCATCCAAGCATTACCATTCCACGATATAAGCATACATTTGCGCAAGGCGGAAGAGCGCAATCAGCCGTTACCTGTTGCCATTGCAATAGGCAACGACCCGGTCTTGAGTTTTGTCGCGAGTACACCTTTGGGCTACGAGGAATCAGAATATGAGTTAGCCGGAGCCCTGCGCGGTGAACCCTTCGAAGTGGTGAAGGCCGAGACGTCTAATTTGGACGTTCCGGCCGGTTCGGAATATATTTTAGAAGGGGAAATTCTTCCAAGGCGGAGGACCCCTGAAGGGCCATTTGGAGAATTTCCCGGCAGCTATTCGGGAGTGAGGTTGCACGCGGAAATAAAAATACATACCGTAACCCACAGGGTTGATCCGATATTCGAAAATCTATATCTTGGGCTCCCGTGGACCGAAATTGACTATTTACAAGCGTTTAATACGAGCATTCCTTTGTATAAACAGATAAAAGCTTCCATGCCTGAAGTAGTGGCAGTAAACGCTATGTACACCCATGGCATAGGGGTTATAATTTCGACAGGCTGCAGATTTGGCGGATACGGCAAGGCTGTCGCTATGCGTCTGCTGTCTACCCCACATGGTATGCCTTATTCGAAAATTATTATAGTTGTCGACGATTTCGTCGATCCATTTAACTTAGAACAAGTTATGTGGGCTCTCACTACTCGAGTAAGACCTGACAAAGACGTGGTACTTATTCCTGCAGCACCAGGCATGCCATTAGATCCTTCATCAGAACCTCCGGGAATGCATACCAAGCTAATTATTGATGCCACAACACCCGTCCCACCCGATGTGGTAAGTAGAGAAGTGGAATTGATTGAAGCTCCTCCAAAGACGGACTGGTGGGAAAAGGTCTTGAGGGAGCTTCAGAACAAGATTAAAGGAAGGGGGTAA
- a CDS encoding thiamine pyrophosphate-dependent enzyme has translation MYEMMTQAKGLVSHGISTCHGCGLELAVRHILSVLGPRTIIVIPPGCAALFSGFGKETAVKIAGIQGNLENTAAIAAGIRAGLEMKGIEDVTVLALAGDGATVDIGLQALSGVFERGDRILYVCYDNEAYMNTGIQASGSTPLMAWTTTTPGKKPVWRKDMLKIAAAHRIPYVASASVGYIDDLRKKIAKAKEAKGPAYIHLQTPCPTGWGFDPSRTIELARLAVQTRSWPLVEIVDGRVEITVKVDKPRPVSEYLSMQRRFAHLTQEEIDLIQQNVNKDYQELLERMKT, from the coding sequence ATGTATGAAATGATGACCCAGGCAAAGGGTCTTGTTTCCCACGGTATAAGTACATGCCATGGTTGCGGTTTGGAACTTGCGGTGCGGCACATTCTCTCGGTTTTAGGGCCGAGAACTATAATAGTTATTCCGCCAGGATGTGCTGCTCTATTTTCCGGATTCGGCAAGGAAACCGCGGTAAAAATTGCGGGAATTCAAGGTAATTTGGAAAATACGGCTGCTATAGCTGCCGGAATTCGAGCCGGGTTAGAAATGAAGGGGATTGAAGACGTAACTGTACTTGCCCTTGCAGGAGATGGAGCTACGGTAGATATAGGCTTACAGGCGCTTTCTGGAGTTTTCGAAAGAGGAGATAGAATACTTTATGTTTGCTATGATAATGAAGCATATATGAATACTGGAATTCAGGCTAGTGGTTCCACGCCTTTAATGGCATGGACTACTACAACTCCCGGCAAAAAGCCGGTTTGGCGCAAGGATATGTTAAAGATAGCTGCTGCACACCGCATACCTTACGTAGCAAGCGCATCCGTTGGATATATAGACGATTTGCGCAAAAAGATAGCTAAAGCTAAAGAAGCTAAAGGTCCGGCTTATATCCACCTGCAGACGCCGTGTCCTACGGGATGGGGCTTCGATCCGTCAAGGACAATAGAATTGGCCAGGTTAGCAGTTCAGACCAGAAGCTGGCCATTAGTGGAAATTGTAGATGGCCGTGTTGAAATAACGGTAAAGGTGGATAAACCGCGCCCCGTCTCCGAGTATTTATCCATGCAACGCCGTTTTGCACACCTTACACAAGAAGAGATTGATTTAATACAACAGAACGTAAATAAAGATTATCAGGAACTATTAGAAAGGATGAAGACGTGA
- a CDS encoding 4Fe-4S binding protein yields the protein MLKQQKDAMRPSESFPKVKYLYGPVATIFASTKTGSWRILRPVIQQEKCTRCGTCAKHCPLDVIEVDRGNREKEVIIDFEYCKGCGICANVCPRKCIEMVPERGVK from the coding sequence ATGTTGAAGCAGCAAAAAGATGCTATGAGGCCGTCAGAAAGTTTTCCTAAGGTGAAGTATTTATACGGTCCGGTTGCTACGATATTTGCAAGCACCAAAACTGGCTCTTGGAGGATATTGCGTCCGGTAATTCAGCAAGAAAAATGCACAAGATGCGGGACGTGCGCCAAACATTGTCCGCTGGATGTTATTGAAGTGGATAGGGGGAATAGGGAAAAAGAGGTAATTATAGATTTTGAATATTGCAAAGGGTGCGGTATTTGCGCCAACGTGTGCCCGCGAAAATGCATAGAAATGGTTCCGGAAAGGGGTGTTAAGTAA
- a CDS encoding acetate--CoA ligase family protein, with protein MEHLFWPKSVAIVGASNNPGKAGHQILKTLVEEKFQGKIFAVNTSENEVFGLKCYKSLKDIPDRVEMVVISIPAPGVPDVMKQAAERGDVKAAIIVSAGFAETGIPERIELEKQVVEIAKAAGIRIVGPNCNGIINTGNRISTSFAPGLKMIPGSIGYFTQSGATGGSLLLFASSQPQPLGFSKWVHVGNMCDVTNLEVLEYYASDPSVKVIAGYMEGVRDGRELMKLADRITRQKPLLVLKVGRTEVGSSATLSHTGTLAGSDRIYSAAFAQSGIIRVNTIEELVDSAKALVLAPYPKGNRISVLTEAGGLGIIAMDELGSDPAVQLAPVTQETQEALAKVLPPMAMICKPNGYVDMTAAAMEKEFAESLRLLLKDPNVDAVILIGLPPTFLPAENVAKAIVEVARNHEKPVMVCFMTGQVMEDARKYLEESGIPTFDTPDRAARAMINLIKAASRLNYKGSKVLTLVPDKIFSHNIVKEAAREGRNLLEPEAVQVLEDFGIRMQPFYFAKTEEDAVAGADAIGYPVVLKVVSPQIIHKSDYGGVKLNLYSPEEVRQAYAEIISTVKRKAPDAEIKGVIVTPFMKGGTEVIVGMLRDPQFGPVVMFGLGGVFVEVFKDVSFRVAPFDRDEALKMIAETKAYTILRGARGSQDKDIDALADLLVKIGEIAVSNPEIKEMDLNPVAVFERGLAVLDVRIITEN; from the coding sequence TTGGAACATTTATTTTGGCCAAAATCCGTGGCCATAGTGGGTGCCTCCAATAATCCGGGCAAGGCAGGTCATCAGATTTTAAAGACTCTGGTGGAGGAAAAATTTCAAGGAAAAATTTTTGCGGTAAATACTAGCGAAAATGAAGTTTTTGGTTTAAAATGTTATAAAAGTCTAAAAGACATACCCGATAGGGTCGAAATGGTAGTTATATCTATTCCAGCGCCGGGCGTGCCGGATGTCATGAAGCAAGCGGCCGAAAGGGGCGATGTAAAGGCTGCAATTATAGTATCGGCTGGCTTCGCCGAAACGGGTATCCCGGAAAGAATCGAGTTAGAAAAACAGGTTGTTGAAATAGCTAAGGCTGCAGGCATACGGATAGTAGGGCCTAATTGCAATGGGATCATAAATACCGGCAACCGCATAAGTACCAGTTTTGCGCCCGGCCTCAAAATGATACCGGGAAGTATAGGATATTTTACTCAGAGCGGCGCAACGGGAGGTTCACTTTTGCTTTTCGCTTCATCACAACCACAACCCTTAGGTTTTAGTAAATGGGTCCATGTTGGGAATATGTGTGACGTAACGAATCTGGAGGTTCTAGAGTATTATGCAAGTGACCCATCGGTAAAAGTAATAGCCGGATATATGGAAGGAGTTCGTGACGGCAGGGAATTGATGAAGTTGGCCGACCGCATAACAAGGCAAAAGCCGTTGCTGGTGCTTAAGGTAGGTCGTACGGAAGTCGGATCTTCGGCTACATTATCGCATACGGGAACTCTAGCCGGTTCGGATAGAATTTATAGTGCGGCTTTTGCTCAAAGCGGGATAATAAGGGTTAATACCATTGAAGAATTGGTTGATAGCGCAAAGGCCTTGGTACTGGCTCCCTATCCAAAAGGAAATCGCATAAGTGTGCTTACCGAAGCAGGGGGTTTAGGTATAATTGCTATGGATGAATTAGGAAGTGACCCGGCTGTACAACTTGCCCCGGTGACTCAAGAAACTCAAGAAGCGCTGGCTAAAGTTCTGCCGCCCATGGCCATGATCTGCAAACCCAATGGTTATGTTGATATGACCGCTGCTGCTATGGAAAAGGAATTTGCGGAGTCGCTTAGATTGCTGCTTAAAGATCCGAATGTAGATGCGGTTATTTTGATCGGCCTACCTCCGACTTTTTTGCCTGCCGAAAACGTAGCTAAGGCCATAGTAGAAGTTGCACGGAATCATGAAAAACCCGTAATGGTATGTTTCATGACCGGTCAGGTTATGGAAGATGCGCGAAAGTATTTAGAAGAAAGCGGCATACCAACCTTCGATACTCCCGATAGGGCAGCCAGAGCGATGATTAATCTAATTAAAGCTGCTTCGAGATTAAATTATAAAGGAAGCAAAGTGCTGACATTAGTGCCGGATAAAATATTTAGCCACAATATAGTAAAGGAAGCTGCTAGAGAAGGAAGGAATTTACTAGAACCGGAAGCCGTTCAAGTCTTAGAAGATTTCGGAATAAGGATGCAGCCGTTCTATTTTGCCAAAACCGAGGAAGATGCCGTTGCAGGTGCGGATGCTATAGGTTATCCCGTTGTTCTAAAGGTCGTTTCACCCCAAATTATCCATAAAAGCGATTATGGTGGAGTTAAACTTAATCTTTATTCTCCTGAAGAAGTAAGGCAAGCTTACGCTGAGATAATTTCTACGGTTAAACGAAAAGCCCCCGATGCTGAAATAAAAGGAGTAATCGTTACTCCATTCATGAAAGGCGGTACGGAAGTTATAGTGGGAATGCTGCGAGATCCGCAATTTGGACCCGTGGTTATGTTTGGCCTTGGTGGTGTATTCGTAGAGGTATTCAAGGATGTGAGCTTCCGAGTTGCGCCATTTGATCGCGATGAAGCATTGAAGATGATTGCTGAAACAAAGGCTTACACTATCTTGCGCGGCGCGAGAGGCAGCCAAGATAAAGACATTGATGCGTTAGCTGACTTGCTTGTAAAGATTGGGGAAATTGCTGTATCTAATCCGGAAATTAAAGAAATGGATCTCAATCCTGTGGCCGTATTCGAGCGTGGCCTGGCTGTCCTCGATGTCCGCATAATTACGGAAAATTGA
- a CDS encoding ketopantoate reductase family protein — protein MKIYIVGAGAMGSFYGGRLKLNGCDVTLIDVSKDHIDAINQRGLLLETDGGSYLINIPARFASEIERKADLIILFTKTYHTKSALESIRHLINGDTYVLTLQNGLGNVEKINEFFDLSKIIVGITTHPSEFIAPGHVRSFGSGITKIMSADGKMNYMLDTIYSIFNSSGLPCEISLTIYKDIWKKLAFNVALNSIGCVTYLTNGGIGSTNEGRLLVRKAIEEVVSVANKKGIDITVDEIMDSVENAIVNHKHHLGSMLQDVLAKRPTEIDSLNGAVVNDAKRLGMAVPTVETLYYLVKIQEQTYDERIRNLW, from the coding sequence ATGAAGATTTACATAGTTGGCGCGGGAGCTATGGGAAGTTTTTATGGAGGAAGGTTAAAATTAAACGGTTGCGACGTTACTTTAATTGATGTTTCGAAAGACCACATTGATGCGATCAACCAAAGGGGGCTGCTATTGGAAACCGATGGAGGAAGTTATCTGATAAATATTCCGGCAAGGTTCGCCTCCGAGATCGAACGGAAAGCCGATCTTATTATATTGTTTACGAAGACTTATCATACGAAGTCCGCTTTAGAATCAATAAGGCATTTGATAAATGGTGATACGTATGTGCTAACCTTACAAAATGGATTGGGGAATGTAGAAAAAATTAACGAGTTCTTCGATTTATCAAAGATAATCGTTGGTATTACCACTCATCCCAGTGAATTCATTGCTCCGGGTCATGTAAGGTCGTTTGGAAGTGGTATAACAAAGATAATGTCGGCGGATGGAAAAATGAATTATATGTTAGATACAATATACAGTATATTTAATTCGTCGGGATTGCCCTGTGAAATCTCTCTGACAATATACAAAGATATATGGAAAAAACTGGCGTTTAATGTAGCTTTAAATTCAATAGGATGTGTTACTTATCTTACTAATGGGGGAATTGGAAGCACAAACGAGGGTAGGTTGTTAGTTAGAAAAGCAATAGAAGAAGTGGTATCCGTAGCTAATAAAAAAGGGATCGATATTACGGTAGATGAGATAATGGATTCTGTAGAAAATGCTATTGTGAATCATAAGCATCATTTGGGTTCTATGCTTCAAGATGTACTGGCGAAACGACCAACCGAAATTGATAGTCTTAACGGTGCGGTGGTCAATGATGCAAAAAGATTAGGGATGGCGGTTCCAACCGTCGAAACTTTATATTACCTTGTGAAGATTCAGGAACAAACTTATGATGAGAGGATCAGAAATTTATGGTAA
- a CDS encoding transketolase C-terminal domain-containing protein — protein MATRKLLDGNAAAAEAMRLARVQVISAYPITPQSPIAEKLADFVAEGSLKAKYVRVESEHTAMSVAIGAQLTGVRACTATSSVGLALMHEVLGVASGCRLPIVMAVVNRSLASPWSLWCDHQDSMAERDSGWLQFYAEDPQEVLDYLLIAYRVAEDPRVLLPAMVCMDGFFVSHTPAVVLVPEQETVDSFLPPYNPANLYLDPDDPMFVNDLTPPSDYTEMRYQHKVAFEEAFKVITEVQEEFFRLFGRRYSFIETYKCDDADVVLVTLGSMSGTAKYVVNELRAKGYKVGVLKIVVFRPFPAEQIRNALKHVPVFGVMDRSAGLGAEGGPVWIEVSRALSGIKVMPKVAGYVGGLGGRDLAPHVIEKAFRNLIDIKEGKIEMHRGSKWIDVREDAMKIREVKVNV, from the coding sequence ATGGCTACGAGGAAACTTTTAGATGGAAATGCTGCGGCTGCTGAGGCAATGCGCTTGGCCCGAGTTCAGGTAATTTCAGCATATCCGATTACTCCCCAGAGCCCGATTGCAGAAAAATTGGCCGACTTTGTTGCTGAAGGAAGTTTAAAAGCTAAATACGTGCGGGTAGAATCGGAACATACCGCGATGTCTGTAGCAATTGGAGCGCAGTTAACCGGCGTCCGAGCATGTACGGCCACTTCTTCCGTGGGGCTGGCTCTGATGCACGAAGTCCTGGGAGTCGCATCGGGATGTAGATTGCCGATAGTAATGGCGGTGGTTAATCGTTCCTTAGCAAGTCCATGGAGTTTATGGTGCGACCATCAAGACTCCATGGCAGAAAGAGATTCCGGATGGCTTCAGTTTTATGCGGAAGATCCTCAGGAAGTGTTGGACTACCTTCTGATAGCGTATAGGGTGGCGGAAGATCCTCGAGTTTTGCTACCGGCAATGGTATGCATGGATGGCTTTTTCGTTTCTCATACGCCTGCTGTGGTGCTTGTTCCTGAACAGGAAACCGTGGATTCTTTCTTACCACCTTACAATCCGGCTAATCTTTATCTAGATCCTGATGATCCTATGTTTGTCAACGATTTGACCCCTCCGAGCGATTATACCGAGATGAGGTACCAGCATAAAGTAGCCTTCGAAGAAGCTTTCAAAGTCATTACAGAAGTTCAGGAAGAGTTTTTCAGACTTTTTGGAAGGCGTTATTCCTTCATAGAAACTTATAAGTGCGACGATGCAGATGTGGTTTTGGTAACCCTCGGCTCCATGTCCGGGACGGCAAAATATGTAGTAAATGAATTGCGCGCCAAAGGTTACAAAGTTGGGGTGCTAAAAATTGTCGTATTTCGCCCGTTCCCTGCCGAGCAAATAAGAAATGCCTTAAAGCATGTGCCGGTCTTTGGAGTAATGGATAGGTCTGCCGGATTGGGAGCGGAGGGTGGACCGGTATGGATTGAGGTGAGCAGGGCTTTGAGCGGCATTAAAGTAATGCCTAAAGTTGCAGGATATGTAGGAGGTCTTGGAGGGAGGGACCTTGCTCCCCACGTAATAGAAAAGGCTTTCCGTAACTTAATAGACATAAAGGAAGGCAAAATTGAAATGCACCGAGGAAGCAAGTGGATTGACGTTCGCGAAGATGCCATGAAAATTCGGGAGGTGAAAGTAAATGTATGA
- a CDS encoding non-oxidative hydroxyarylic acid decarboxylases subunit D yields the protein MICPRCDRDSAYKVVDSPVGEEWSVFICEKCFYTWRSTEDEEITDPEKFDPRFKLTEESFEKMLCIPPIPPLKSGG from the coding sequence TTGATTTGTCCTAGGTGTGACCGGGATTCAGCCTATAAGGTGGTTGATTCTCCTGTCGGTGAGGAATGGTCTGTATTTATATGCGAAAAATGTTTTTATACATGGCGTTCTACTGAGGACGAGGAAATAACAGATCCCGAAAAGTTTGATCCTAGATTTAAGCTGACGGAAGAATCTTTTGAAAAAATGCTTTGCATTCCTCCGATTCCACCATTAAAATCAGGGGGATAA
- a CDS encoding 2-oxoacid:acceptor oxidoreductase family protein has translation MIQLKLYGLGGQGVVTAGKLLATAVAIYENKYAQTVPAYGHERRGAPVYADVILGEEPILVKSFVYKPDYVMVFDLAVLEKGVDVTEGAHANTCFVVNANQLNPELPFINKFGSVYYVDATKIALEVLGIDIPNSAMLGAFAATGVVSIDAVCAALEETFKGKAGERNVEAAKRCYEAVRKFS, from the coding sequence ATGATACAGTTAAAACTTTACGGTTTGGGAGGGCAGGGCGTAGTCACTGCTGGAAAGTTGTTAGCAACCGCAGTGGCAATCTATGAGAACAAATACGCTCAAACGGTGCCTGCTTACGGTCATGAACGTAGGGGTGCGCCCGTTTACGCCGATGTAATTTTAGGGGAAGAACCGATATTGGTCAAATCCTTTGTATACAAACCTGATTATGTAATGGTATTTGACCTTGCTGTATTGGAAAAGGGTGTGGATGTTACTGAAGGTGCACATGCCAATACGTGTTTTGTGGTAAATGCCAACCAACTGAATCCGGAATTGCCTTTTATAAATAAGTTTGGCTCAGTGTATTATGTAGATGCTACAAAAATTGCACTTGAAGTTCTGGGTATAGATATACCGAATTCTGCGATGTTAGGTGCTTTCGCCGCGACCGGCGTTGTTAGTATAGACGCGGTGTGTGCAGCACTCGAAGAAACTTTTAAAGGAAAGGCTGGTGAGAGAAATGTTGAAGCAGCAAAAAGATGCTATGAGGCCGTCAGAAAGTTTTCCTAA